A window from Akkermansia muciniphila encodes these proteins:
- a CDS encoding tetratricopeptide repeat protein produces MMKKIVAGCVAVSVSLLWCGCDRKPASGEKQGTPAGEREEPAAEKAEKGEAGKWKDRLDAATAAAAREKGNDKEQVKALNDVAALYAEGLQNGWAHPLDVRAWCDSVAEAGSGYSGETVIGAMYLYGTGIKRDAAAAREWFEYGLARPGSQRGNALYMLGMMYFKGDGATQDRNKALELWNKASDEEHPAAMGLLGRAYMEGEMGFDKDAASGLVLLEKAANGGNTPSSVYLGNLYAKGAGVPQDMERAMKWYEQAASAGDARAQYIVGLAYLDGSGVPVDEGKAFNWLRLAAGQGHVNAMLMLSVCYSTGKGTRQDADMAEVWKKKALQLNAEREGSAAPRAEER; encoded by the coding sequence ATGATGAAAAAAATAGTTGCCGGGTGCGTGGCCGTCTCCGTGTCCCTTCTCTGGTGCGGGTGTGACCGCAAGCCTGCCTCCGGGGAAAAGCAGGGGACCCCTGCCGGGGAGCGGGAGGAACCTGCCGCGGAAAAGGCGGAAAAAGGGGAGGCCGGAAAATGGAAGGACCGTCTGGATGCCGCCACAGCCGCCGCTGCCCGTGAGAAAGGGAATGACAAGGAGCAGGTGAAGGCGCTCAATGATGTGGCCGCCCTGTACGCGGAGGGATTGCAGAACGGCTGGGCGCATCCGCTGGATGTGCGCGCCTGGTGTGACTCCGTGGCGGAGGCCGGGTCCGGATATTCCGGGGAAACGGTCATCGGCGCCATGTACCTGTACGGAACCGGCATCAAGCGTGACGCCGCGGCGGCCAGGGAATGGTTTGAATACGGGCTGGCACGCCCCGGCAGCCAGCGGGGAAATGCCCTGTACATGCTGGGCATGATGTATTTCAAGGGGGACGGGGCGACCCAGGACCGGAACAAGGCGCTGGAACTGTGGAACAAGGCGTCGGATGAGGAACACCCTGCGGCCATGGGGCTGCTGGGCCGGGCTTACATGGAAGGGGAAATGGGCTTTGACAAGGATGCCGCCTCCGGGCTGGTGCTGCTGGAAAAGGCCGCCAACGGAGGCAATACGCCTTCCTCCGTCTACCTGGGGAACCTTTATGCGAAGGGGGCGGGAGTGCCGCAGGACATGGAGCGCGCCATGAAATGGTATGAACAGGCGGCTTCCGCCGGGGACGCCCGTGCCCAGTACATCGTGGGGCTGGCGTATCTGGATGGTTCCGGCGTTCCCGTGGATGAAGGCAAGGCGTTCAACTGGCTCCGGCTGGCCGCCGGGCAGGGCCACGTCAATGCCATGCTGATGCTTTCCGTCTGCTACAGTACCGGAAAGGGAACCAGGCAGGATGCGGACATGGCGGAAGTCTGGAAAAAGAAGGCGCTCCAACTGAATGCGGAGCGGGAGGGCTCCGCCGCGCCGCGGGCGGAAGAACGCTAG
- a CDS encoding efflux RND transporter periplasmic adaptor subunit: MDLTRLTGSISGSAVLLFLFSLLFSGCKKTEQVPHETPTLIYEQPVTMDIPVKGSWVGHLDGVDNAAILPQVTGYLLTQNYTNGALVKKGEVLFRIDDSTFKDQAARAKATLEQAQAQLQQLNYDLEIYKPLAAENAISKQKYEDTRLSAIAAQAQVQQATAALALAEKNLSYTVLYSPFDGIAGISKTNIGDLVSPESGPLAVVSSVNPIRVNFAVTQQEWIQQAGKNGDEGVQTGSKLDITLKDGTKYPEQATVVAIDRAFNPQTGTIRVQADLPNGNYLLRPGMFITATAKLATVKNALTVPSKALLSTQGRFFVIALDERDHPSIIPVQAGTQVGERQQVIPLKPDSLTPQSKVVVDGLLQAEMASRNPAAHLKAVPASNP, translated from the coding sequence ATGGACTTGACACGCCTGACGGGCTCTATCTCCGGCTCCGCCGTTCTCCTCTTCCTGTTCTCCCTCCTTTTCTCCGGGTGCAAAAAGACGGAACAGGTCCCGCATGAAACGCCCACGCTTATTTATGAACAGCCGGTTACGATGGATATACCGGTCAAGGGAAGCTGGGTGGGCCATCTGGACGGAGTGGACAACGCCGCCATCCTTCCCCAGGTAACGGGCTACCTGCTGACGCAGAATTACACTAACGGAGCCCTGGTGAAGAAGGGGGAGGTGCTCTTCCGCATTGACGATTCCACCTTCAAGGACCAGGCAGCCAGAGCCAAGGCAACCCTGGAACAGGCGCAGGCCCAGCTCCAGCAGTTGAATTACGACTTGGAGATTTACAAGCCCCTGGCCGCGGAGAACGCCATTTCCAAGCAGAAGTATGAGGATACGCGCCTGTCCGCCATCGCCGCGCAGGCGCAGGTGCAGCAGGCCACCGCCGCCCTGGCGCTGGCGGAGAAGAATCTTTCCTATACGGTGCTTTACTCCCCCTTTGACGGAATCGCCGGCATTTCCAAGACGAATATAGGCGATCTGGTCAGCCCGGAGAGCGGCCCCCTGGCCGTCGTCTCCTCCGTCAATCCCATCCGCGTCAATTTTGCCGTCACCCAGCAGGAATGGATCCAGCAGGCAGGCAAGAACGGGGATGAAGGCGTTCAGACGGGCAGCAAGCTGGACATTACGCTGAAGGACGGCACCAAGTACCCGGAACAGGCCACCGTGGTAGCCATTGACCGGGCATTCAACCCCCAGACAGGCACCATCCGCGTGCAGGCGGACCTTCCCAACGGGAATTACCTGCTGCGCCCCGGCATGTTCATCACCGCCACGGCAAAGCTGGCTACCGTCAAGAACGCGCTGACCGTTCCGTCCAAGGCTCTTCTTTCCACCCAGGGCCGCTTTTTCGTCATCGCGCTGGATGAGCGCGACCATCCTTCCATCATCCCCGTACAGGCCGGAACACAGGTAGGGGAGCGCCAGCAGGTCATTCCGCTTAAACCGGATTCCCTCACCCCGCAGAGCAAGGTGGTGGTGGATGGCCTTCTCCAGGCGGAAATGGCCTCCAGAAATCCGGCCGCACACCTGAAGGCAGTCCCCGCCAGCAACCCGTAA
- a CDS encoding efflux RND transporter permease subunit: MADFFIKRPILSICLSIILVLLGSFAILRLPISEYPDIIPPSIQVTATYPGADCETVVKSIASPIEQQMSGVDGMSYMTSVNTNNGQMSMMILFEIGTEANMDQVLSYLRYGQATSQLPPEVSELGVSLRKTSGLPALVLSFYSPQGTYDGLWLANYAYINMVDAIKRVPGVGDVQVFGAGRYAMRIWLNPEKMAALNITARDVMLAVQAQNAVNPAGKIGAQPAPPDQQLSFTVKAPGRLSSVKEFENIVVRGQGSSIVRVSDVARVELGSETYSLSSSVNGMPAASIGIYEAPGGNALQMVDNIKTLLEKSNLPPGMDYLVSLDSTLAVRAGIDDIVNTLVTALGLVVLVVFIFLQGWRGTLIPAFAVPVSIIGAFIAFPFFGFSINTICLMGLVLAIGLVVDDAIVVVEAVKNHISHGEKPMQATIAAMREVSGPVVSTALVIACVFVPTMLLPGVTGKLFEQFAVTIGTAILISAFCALSLSPTLSAGLLKSGKSDTIPLLGPLFKAFNNGFGKARDWYVNACEWLIRRMWLSILLLAAMTAALFPLAKLIPTGFLPNEDQGYLFGGVEMPDNTSLNVTEATAARIERIIRENPGVEVVTTVNGFNLISSVQSSSNSFFFISLKPWSERKAPGMTADGIAASLKSKLNAEVSSGMAYVVPPPPLPGVGTSGDVTFLLEDRQGIGEKFLAANTAKFIAAAEKRPEIAGISNFMSPSNLQYNLNVNTEQATLQNMDVDEIYATIQAYMGSTFLNNFNIYGQEWQVYMQADAPYRNNIDKLSMFYVRNNDGDPVPLDSVINVTHGWAPEFLIRQNMFNSSQLNVTPAPGYSSGQVMNALEEVFAQTMPAAMGYDYSGMSYQEQQAQKGITIGMIFIASAVFVFLILASLYESWSLPVAIFMTAPIAILGAFLALWIFGLDLNIYSEIGLIVLIALAAKNAILIVEFAVLELRQGTDLLTATLDAARIRLRPILMTCFAFIMGCLPLALATGAGAAARRVVGVGVIGGMITAVFIGVFFIPSFFYLIAKLAKLDKKAARKLQEQAQSATAPAK; this comes from the coding sequence ATGGCTGATTTCTTCATTAAGCGCCCCATCCTCTCCATCTGCCTCTCCATCATCCTCGTGCTGCTGGGGAGCTTCGCCATTCTGCGGCTCCCCATTTCCGAGTATCCGGACATCATCCCGCCCTCCATCCAGGTAACGGCCACCTATCCGGGGGCGGACTGCGAGACGGTGGTCAAATCCATCGCCTCCCCCATTGAACAGCAGATGTCCGGCGTGGACGGGATGTCCTACATGACTTCCGTCAATACCAACAACGGGCAGATGAGCATGATGATCCTCTTTGAGATCGGCACGGAGGCGAACATGGACCAGGTGCTTTCCTACCTGCGCTACGGGCAGGCCACCTCCCAGCTTCCGCCGGAAGTGAGCGAGCTGGGCGTCTCCCTGCGCAAAACCAGCGGACTGCCCGCCCTGGTCCTCAGCTTTTATTCCCCCCAGGGAACCTACGACGGCCTCTGGCTGGCGAATTACGCCTACATCAATATGGTGGACGCCATCAAACGCGTGCCCGGCGTGGGTGACGTGCAGGTGTTCGGAGCCGGCCGTTATGCCATGCGCATCTGGCTGAATCCGGAAAAGATGGCGGCCCTGAACATTACGGCCCGTGACGTGATGCTGGCCGTACAGGCCCAGAACGCCGTAAATCCGGCGGGCAAGATAGGCGCGCAGCCCGCTCCGCCGGACCAGCAGCTTTCCTTTACCGTGAAGGCTCCCGGGCGCCTGAGCAGCGTGAAGGAGTTTGAAAACATTGTAGTGCGCGGACAGGGCAGCTCCATCGTGCGGGTAAGTGACGTCGCCCGCGTGGAACTGGGATCGGAAACATACAGTCTCAGTTCTTCCGTGAACGGCATGCCTGCCGCCTCCATCGGCATTTATGAAGCGCCCGGAGGGAATGCCCTCCAGATGGTGGACAATATCAAGACCCTGCTGGAAAAAAGCAATTTGCCTCCGGGAATGGACTATCTGGTGTCCCTGGATTCCACCCTGGCCGTCCGCGCAGGCATTGACGACATCGTCAACACGCTGGTCACGGCCCTGGGCCTTGTGGTGCTGGTGGTGTTCATCTTCCTGCAAGGCTGGCGCGGCACGCTGATTCCGGCCTTTGCCGTTCCGGTCTCCATCATCGGCGCCTTCATTGCCTTCCCGTTCTTCGGATTCTCCATCAACACCATCTGCCTGATGGGGCTGGTGCTGGCCATCGGCCTGGTGGTGGATGACGCCATCGTGGTGGTGGAGGCGGTGAAGAACCATATTTCCCACGGGGAAAAGCCCATGCAGGCCACCATCGCCGCCATGAGGGAGGTTTCCGGCCCCGTGGTGAGCACGGCCCTGGTCATCGCCTGCGTGTTCGTTCCCACCATGCTGCTGCCCGGCGTCACGGGCAAACTGTTTGAGCAGTTTGCCGTCACCATCGGCACGGCCATCCTCATTTCCGCCTTCTGCGCGCTGTCCCTCAGCCCCACCCTGTCCGCCGGGCTGCTGAAATCAGGCAAATCCGACACCATCCCCCTGCTGGGGCCGTTATTCAAGGCCTTCAACAACGGCTTCGGCAAAGCGCGGGACTGGTACGTGAACGCCTGCGAGTGGCTTATCCGCCGCATGTGGCTTTCCATCCTGCTGCTGGCCGCCATGACGGCAGCGCTCTTCCCCCTGGCCAAGCTCATTCCCACGGGCTTCCTTCCCAATGAAGACCAGGGCTACCTGTTCGGGGGCGTGGAAATGCCGGACAATACCTCCCTGAACGTCACGGAGGCCACAGCCGCGCGAATCGAACGGATTATCCGGGAGAACCCCGGCGTGGAGGTGGTCACCACCGTGAACGGCTTCAACCTGATCAGCTCCGTCCAGAGTTCCTCCAACTCCTTCTTCTTCATTTCCCTGAAACCGTGGTCCGAACGGAAGGCTCCCGGAATGACGGCGGACGGCATCGCCGCCAGCTTGAAGAGCAAGCTGAACGCGGAGGTTTCCTCCGGCATGGCGTATGTAGTTCCCCCGCCGCCCCTGCCGGGCGTGGGCACGTCCGGGGACGTCACCTTCCTGCTGGAAGACCGCCAGGGCATCGGCGAGAAATTCCTGGCCGCCAATACGGCCAAATTCATCGCGGCCGCCGAGAAACGGCCTGAAATCGCGGGCATCAGCAATTTCATGTCTCCGTCCAACCTTCAGTACAATCTGAACGTGAACACGGAACAGGCTACCCTCCAGAACATGGACGTGGATGAGATTTACGCGACCATCCAGGCGTACATGGGGAGCACCTTCCTGAACAACTTCAACATTTACGGCCAGGAATGGCAGGTGTACATGCAGGCGGACGCCCCGTACCGGAACAACATCGACAAGCTTTCCATGTTTTACGTGCGCAACAATGACGGGGATCCGGTCCCGCTGGATTCCGTCATCAACGTCACGCACGGCTGGGCTCCGGAATTCCTGATCCGCCAGAACATGTTCAACAGCTCCCAGCTTAACGTCACCCCGGCGCCCGGCTATTCCTCCGGGCAGGTGATGAACGCGCTGGAGGAAGTCTTTGCCCAGACCATGCCGGCAGCCATGGGGTATGACTATTCCGGCATGAGCTACCAGGAACAACAGGCGCAGAAGGGAATCACCATCGGCATGATCTTCATTGCCTCCGCCGTGTTCGTCTTCCTGATCCTGGCCTCCCTGTATGAAAGCTGGTCTCTCCCCGTGGCCATCTTCATGACCGCTCCCATCGCCATCCTGGGCGCTTTCCTGGCCCTGTGGATATTCGGGCTGGACCTGAACATTTACTCGGAAATCGGCCTCATCGTGCTGATTGCGCTGGCGGCTAAGAATGCCATCCTCATCGTGGAATTTGCCGTGCTGGAACTCCGGCAGGGCACGGACCTGCTCACGGCCACGCTGGACGCGGCCAGAATCCGCCTGCGCCCCATCCTGATGACCTGCTTTGCCTTCATCATGGGCTGCCTTCCGCTGGCCCTGGCTACGGGTGCGGGAGCGGCGGCGCGGCGGGTGGTGGGCGTGGGGGTGATCGGCGGGATGATCACGGCCGTCTTCATCGGCGTATTCTTCATCCCCTCCTTCTTCTACCTGATCGCCAAGCTGGCCAAGCTGGATAAGAAAGCGGCGCGGAAGCTCCAGGAACAGGCGCAGAGCGCAACCGCTCCGGCAAAATAA
- the thiD gene encoding bifunctional hydroxymethylpyrimidine kinase/phosphomethylpyrimidine kinase, producing the protein MSIPVMMTIAGSDCSAGAGLQADLKAAHAMGAFALTAVTCVVSEVPGLVRGIQEVDPALVADQVRINLEHFPVAAVKTGMLYSPAIVRAVHEVLSGAGIPVVVDPVMIATAGDRLMREEAVAVYEELLLPGAALLTPNLDEAAVLLRSSANPGRDELPECAARLALRYGCPVLLKGGHLEGDCRDVLAGPDGRILGEWNRPRVQDVSTHGTGCSLSAAIAARLAAGDGLVAAVDRGLGFIAAAIRDHLRWEHPDRVDALKLW; encoded by the coding sequence ATGAGTATTCCCGTAATGATGACGATTGCCGGTTCTGACTGTTCCGCCGGGGCCGGACTTCAGGCGGACCTGAAGGCGGCCCACGCCATGGGGGCGTTTGCGCTGACGGCGGTCACCTGCGTCGTTTCCGAGGTGCCGGGACTGGTGCGCGGCATTCAGGAGGTGGACCCTGCCCTGGTCGCGGACCAGGTGAGGATCAATCTGGAGCATTTCCCCGTAGCTGCCGTGAAGACGGGCATGCTGTACTCTCCGGCCATCGTCCGCGCGGTGCATGAGGTGCTTTCCGGCGCAGGTATTCCCGTGGTGGTGGACCCGGTCATGATTGCCACGGCAGGGGACCGCCTGATGCGGGAAGAGGCCGTGGCCGTTTATGAAGAGCTTCTGCTGCCGGGAGCGGCCCTGCTGACTCCCAACCTGGATGAAGCCGCCGTCCTGCTCCGGAGTTCCGCCAATCCCGGGAGGGATGAACTGCCGGAGTGCGCCGCACGGCTGGCCCTCAGGTACGGGTGCCCGGTTCTTTTAAAGGGCGGCCATCTGGAAGGGGACTGCCGGGATGTGCTGGCCGGGCCGGACGGCCGCATTCTGGGGGAATGGAACCGTCCGCGCGTGCAGGATGTGAGCACCCATGGAACGGGCTGCTCCCTCTCCGCCGCCATTGCGGCACGGCTTGCCGCGGGGGATGGGCTGGTGGCGGCGGTGGACCGCGGCCTGGGCTTCATTGCCGCCGCCATCCGGGACCACCTGCGGTGGGAGCATCCGGACCGGGTGGACGCGCTGAAATTGTGGTAG
- a CDS encoding DUF805 domain-containing protein has translation MNTQTRPSLWKYFILCLTKNYCSFSGTAPRREFWGFYLFLYLFSMIFGIAGAVFFAMSLPWGELAGVHDQAQIQAMLAPHITSFILAVQIIMMAFYLPIWGVTIRRLRDAGFSTAWGYGYIALGIIGLLNWAVMDRFHYEGGPVTQFLGIISSACWLLLIILACFPSRPAVEDTPE, from the coding sequence ATGAACACCCAAACGCGCCCCTCTCTCTGGAAATACTTTATCCTGTGCCTCACCAAGAATTACTGTTCCTTCTCCGGAACGGCACCGCGGCGCGAATTCTGGGGGTTCTACCTCTTTCTGTACCTCTTCTCCATGATCTTCGGCATAGCCGGCGCAGTATTCTTTGCGATGTCGCTTCCGTGGGGGGAACTGGCCGGAGTGCATGACCAGGCTCAAATCCAGGCCATGCTTGCCCCCCATATCACCTCCTTCATCCTTGCCGTGCAAATAATCATGATGGCCTTCTATCTGCCCATCTGGGGCGTCACCATCAGAAGGCTCCGGGACGCGGGGTTCAGCACGGCGTGGGGCTACGGCTATATTGCGCTGGGAATCATCGGCCTGCTCAACTGGGCTGTTATGGACCGCTTCCATTACGAGGGCGGCCCCGTAACGCAGTTCCTGGGCATCATTTCCTCCGCCTGCTGGCTGCTGCTCATCATTCTGGCCTGCTTCCCCTCCCGGCCTGCTGTGGAGGACACGCCTGAATAA
- a CDS encoding Eco57I restriction-modification methylase domain-containing protein, with protein sequence MEQWLKREGGHGCRLPEGFAFSHREDDEFRAVTPSVLGSLLERSLADAPRSGTVYTPGFLVRWMAREAVSLWLSSGSPDSRSDEEAVLLKNIRVLDLSTGAGAFTMGILQELVRRRKRLEPERPEADLIRSILEENIYGVDISPEALEVARFRFRCALLAAGGEGVFRDHLLCGDSLDFSADGVWRQGLAAVMEDGGFDLVIGNPPFVGEKGNRELFARLKSSPLASFCSSRMDYWYVFACVGLDALSPGGVMHLVVPNKWMANAGAAPLRRKLLADCSLLRLSDFGACRVFETARVHTMTVLAEKGGDGAGKLVPEYRRFCGSMEEVGAFLEHEPYRQFPLPEDAGVCVKEGLSFCSAAQWAVLEKMEAAGNFKLDGAREITQGIVPNPDVVSSRALESLEPGIVRRSGIRRGEGVFVVPQDYFHGLPERERRFLKPLYEPALAGRYSLKEPEKVLLYLTPDNGSDQAVTLIRHLERFRPLMERRRETRMRRMKYYHVHWSRREEFFLPGPKILAARKCARPTFTYTEREAYVMMSFNVIRTERVSMKYLAALLNSRLMQFWFRLRGKMQGDAFQMDTAPILRAPVCVPPLAALEEAERLSGVLHASYRPEDDERMNRLVEDIYGLSPQEREVVIQACPPQQAGRGSRPE encoded by the coding sequence ATGGAACAATGGTTAAAGCGGGAGGGCGGCCATGGATGCCGCCTCCCGGAAGGATTCGCATTTTCCCATCGGGAAGATGATGAATTCCGGGCAGTCACTCCGTCCGTGCTGGGGAGTTTGCTGGAACGTTCCCTGGCGGATGCGCCTCGGTCCGGGACCGTGTATACTCCCGGCTTCCTGGTCCGCTGGATGGCGCGGGAGGCGGTGTCTCTCTGGCTGTCATCCGGATCGCCGGACTCCCGGAGTGATGAAGAAGCCGTGTTGCTGAAAAATATCCGGGTTCTGGATTTATCCACCGGGGCCGGGGCATTTACCATGGGAATACTCCAGGAGCTTGTCCGCCGCAGGAAACGCCTGGAGCCGGAACGTCCGGAGGCGGATTTAATCCGTTCTATTCTGGAGGAGAATATTTACGGGGTGGACATTTCTCCGGAGGCGCTGGAGGTGGCCCGTTTCCGTTTTCGCTGTGCGTTGCTGGCCGCGGGCGGGGAGGGCGTCTTCCGGGATCATCTCCTGTGCGGAGACAGCCTGGATTTTTCCGCGGACGGCGTCTGGCGGCAGGGGCTTGCAGCAGTGATGGAAGACGGCGGCTTTGACCTCGTGATAGGGAATCCCCCTTTTGTGGGGGAAAAGGGAAACAGGGAGTTGTTTGCCCGGCTGAAATCCTCTCCTCTGGCCTCCTTCTGTTCTTCCCGCATGGATTACTGGTATGTGTTCGCATGCGTGGGGCTGGATGCCCTGAGTCCCGGGGGCGTCATGCACCTGGTCGTTCCCAACAAGTGGATGGCGAATGCCGGTGCGGCGCCCCTCCGCCGCAAGTTGCTGGCGGATTGCAGTTTGCTGCGCCTGTCCGACTTCGGGGCCTGCCGGGTGTTTGAAACCGCACGGGTTCACACCATGACCGTTCTGGCGGAAAAGGGGGGAGACGGGGCCGGAAAGCTGGTTCCGGAATACCGGCGCTTTTGCGGTTCCATGGAAGAGGTGGGGGCATTTCTGGAACATGAACCCTACCGTCAGTTCCCTCTGCCGGAAGATGCCGGGGTGTGCGTGAAGGAGGGCCTGTCTTTCTGCTCTGCCGCCCAATGGGCCGTTTTGGAAAAGATGGAGGCAGCCGGAAATTTCAAGCTGGATGGAGCCAGGGAAATCACCCAGGGGATTGTACCGAATCCGGATGTTGTTTCCTCCCGTGCGCTGGAAAGCCTGGAGCCGGGAATAGTGCGCCGCTCCGGAATCCGGAGGGGGGAAGGGGTATTTGTGGTGCCGCAGGATTATTTCCATGGGCTGCCGGAACGGGAACGGCGCTTTCTCAAACCCCTGTATGAACCTGCATTGGCAGGCAGATATTCCCTGAAGGAGCCGGAGAAGGTCTTGCTGTACCTGACCCCGGATAACGGCTCGGACCAGGCAGTGACCCTGATTCGCCATCTGGAGAGGTTCCGGCCCCTGATGGAGCGCCGCAGGGAGACAAGGATGAGGCGCATGAAGTATTACCATGTGCACTGGTCCAGAAGAGAGGAGTTCTTTTTACCCGGTCCCAAAATTCTCGCCGCCCGCAAATGTGCGCGGCCCACGTTTACCTACACGGAACGGGAAGCGTATGTGATGATGTCATTCAACGTGATCCGCACGGAGCGCGTGAGCATGAAGTACCTGGCGGCCCTGTTGAATTCCAGGCTGATGCAGTTCTGGTTCCGCCTGCGGGGGAAAATGCAGGGGGATGCGTTCCAGATGGATACGGCTCCTATCCTCCGGGCTCCCGTCTGTGTGCCCCCGCTGGCCGCGCTTGAGGAGGCGGAAAGACTGTCCGGGGTTCTGCACGCCTCCTACCGTCCGGAGGATGATGAACGGATGAACAGGCTGGTGGAGGATATTTACGGCCTCTCCCCGCAAGAGCGGGAAGTGGTTATTCAGGCGTGTCCTCCACAGCAGGCCGGGAGGGGAAGCAGGCCAGAATGA
- a CDS encoding SLC13 family permease — MRHRTTDTAKGHRNYIIIACDVLLFLAMLKWLPVEPEVARGLAILTFIGILWLTEALHVTVTALLVPVLAMFMGILPGARALAGFADPTIFLFFGGFAMAGALHEQKIDIWLAGKILQMAKGSLGMALVLIFLATAFLSMWMSNTATAAMMLPLVIGLLDRVPPEKLKTTAPFAVLGVAYSASIGGMGTLVGSPPNAIAAHELGMGFAEWFRIAMPIVLVFGVVVFFLMYLFFRPRLGLHVDMTPEEGNEQGSRLNARQVRVLVLFVLVAGSWMCSSFLSAALGGIPAMDTLIALCAAVLLPLCGVINWGGIAKNTDWGVLLLFGGGITLSSILVQTGAAGFLADQVSSIAMGQNPLVILLIISVFISSLTEFCSNTASAALVAPLMVTVAAAMGMSATPLVLLVGIGASCAFMLPVSTPPNALAYATGKFPQMTMVKVGLLIDAVLIFVKAFWAWIFWM; from the coding sequence ATGCGCCATCGTACCACAGACACCGCCAAGGGGCACCGCAATTACATCATCATTGCGTGTGACGTGCTCCTTTTCCTGGCCATGCTCAAGTGGCTCCCCGTGGAGCCGGAAGTAGCCAGGGGGCTGGCCATACTCACCTTCATCGGCATTCTGTGGCTGACGGAGGCCCTGCACGTGACCGTAACCGCCCTGCTGGTGCCGGTGCTCGCCATGTTCATGGGCATTCTTCCGGGAGCCAGGGCGCTGGCGGGCTTTGCTGATCCCACCATTTTCCTGTTCTTCGGCGGCTTTGCCATGGCCGGAGCCCTTCATGAACAGAAAATTGACATCTGGCTGGCGGGGAAAATCCTTCAAATGGCCAAGGGAAGCCTGGGCATGGCGCTGGTGCTGATCTTCCTGGCTACGGCCTTCCTCTCCATGTGGATGTCCAACACGGCCACGGCGGCCATGATGCTCCCCCTCGTGATCGGCCTGCTGGACCGCGTTCCGCCGGAAAAACTCAAGACCACGGCCCCTTTTGCCGTGCTGGGAGTGGCGTACAGCGCTTCCATTGGCGGCATGGGGACGCTGGTGGGCTCCCCTCCCAATGCCATTGCGGCGCATGAGCTCGGCATGGGATTTGCGGAATGGTTCCGGATTGCCATGCCGATTGTCCTGGTATTCGGGGTAGTCGTTTTCTTCCTGATGTACCTGTTCTTCCGGCCGCGGCTGGGCCTGCATGTGGACATGACCCCGGAAGAAGGCAATGAGCAGGGGAGCCGGCTGAATGCCAGGCAGGTGCGCGTTCTGGTTTTGTTCGTGCTGGTAGCCGGGAGCTGGATGTGCAGCAGCTTCCTTTCCGCCGCGCTGGGCGGCATTCCGGCCATGGATACGCTCATTGCGCTGTGCGCCGCGGTGCTGCTGCCCCTGTGCGGAGTCATCAACTGGGGCGGCATTGCCAAAAACACGGACTGGGGCGTTCTGCTGCTGTTCGGCGGCGGCATCACGCTCAGCAGCATCCTCGTCCAGACAGGCGCGGCGGGATTTCTTGCGGACCAGGTATCTTCCATTGCCATGGGGCAGAACCCCCTTGTCATTCTGCTCATCATCAGTGTCTTCATCTCGTCACTGACGGAATTCTGCTCCAATACGGCCAGCGCGGCCCTGGTGGCTCCCCTGATGGTGACGGTGGCTGCCGCCATGGGAATGTCCGCCACGCCGCTGGTGCTTCTGGTAGGCATAGGCGCGTCCTGCGCCTTCATGCTCCCGGTATCCACGCCGCCCAACGCCCTGGCTTATGCCACGGGGAAATTCCCCCAGATGACCATGGTCAAGGTGGGGCTGCTGATTGATGCAGTGCTCATCTTCGTCAAGGCCTTCTGGGCGTGGATATTCTGGATGTAG